In Actinoplanes sp. NBC_00393, a single genomic region encodes these proteins:
- a CDS encoding ABC transporter ATP-binding protein, whose translation MEPTIEVRELSKRYRTTVAVDELSFTVRAGEVTGFVGPNGAGKSTTMRLILGLDAPDAGQALVSGRPYWTLRTPLTQVGAALDASAVHPARRARDHLLWMAHSNGLGKRRVAEVLDLVGLASAGRRRAGAFSLGMQQRLGIAAALLGDPPVLMFDEPVNGLDPDGIVWIRGLMRSLAAEGRAILISSHLMSELEGTADHLIVVGRGRLIADTGVAELLAAASRDHVELTTGHRTEATTVLANAGATVTVTGPDTVVVEGLAGERVSALLTGADIPFTEMRRHRASLEEAYMDLTRGALEFVPGAGGSDR comes from the coding sequence ATGGAACCCACCATCGAGGTACGCGAGCTGAGCAAGCGCTACCGCACGACTGTGGCCGTGGACGAGCTCTCGTTCACGGTCCGGGCCGGTGAGGTGACCGGCTTCGTCGGGCCCAACGGCGCCGGCAAATCGACGACGATGCGGCTGATCCTCGGGCTGGACGCCCCGGACGCCGGACAGGCCCTGGTCAGCGGCCGGCCCTACTGGACGTTGCGGACGCCGCTGACCCAGGTCGGTGCGGCGCTCGACGCGTCCGCCGTACATCCGGCCCGTCGCGCCCGCGACCATCTGCTGTGGATGGCGCACAGCAACGGCCTCGGCAAACGCCGGGTGGCCGAGGTCCTCGACCTGGTCGGCCTGGCCTCAGCCGGCCGCCGCCGGGCCGGGGCGTTCTCGCTGGGCATGCAGCAGCGGCTGGGGATCGCCGCCGCGCTGCTCGGCGATCCGCCGGTGCTGATGTTCGACGAGCCGGTCAACGGGCTCGACCCGGACGGCATCGTCTGGATCCGCGGCCTGATGCGGTCGCTGGCCGCCGAGGGCCGCGCGATCCTGATCTCCAGCCACCTGATGAGCGAGCTGGAGGGCACCGCCGATCATCTGATCGTGGTCGGCCGGGGGCGGCTGATCGCCGACACCGGGGTGGCCGAACTGCTGGCGGCCGCGTCGAGGGACCACGTCGAGCTCACCACCGGGCACCGGACGGAGGCGACGACCGTGCTCGCCAACGCGGGCGCGACGGTCACCGTGACCGGCCCGGACACCGTCGTCGTCGAAGGTCTGGCCGGCGAGCGGGTGTCGGCGCTGCTCACCGGGGCGGACATCCCGTTCACCGAGATGCGCCGGCACCGGGCCTCCCTCGAGGAGGCGTACATGGACCTGACCCGCGGTGCGCTGGAGTTCGTGCCCGGCGCCGGCGGGAGCGACCGATGA
- a CDS encoding sensor histidine kinase, with the protein MRGLVAATATLGAIAVTEALARAYDQSFSGIAALLALLAVAPVALSRLWPATAAALSAAAVLSTSLIAYPVTVAAVVAVGALYGIAGYRRPIWISALLVLPFGLYTAMVAWPLAVVVTLASASGLTLRLRDRHRRRRAGEESAAASLMEYAARGERARIARELHDVVAHHITTIALQADAARLATPGLPPEGARRLTAIGDTARIALTEMRRLLGVLREDTGDEARRDPQPALDQLNTLLDDVRDTAAGSGVRLIVSGPVEPLDPGVELTAYRIVQEALTNARRHAPGAAVDVELRYGGDDLVVRVYDNGPGPAGGADGGHGLVGMRERAAMVGGSVTAGVAPGAGFLVEAVLPIKGEVP; encoded by the coding sequence GTGAGGGGGCTGGTCGCGGCGACGGCCACGCTCGGCGCCATCGCGGTGACCGAGGCGCTGGCTCGTGCGTACGATCAATCGTTCTCCGGCATCGCGGCCCTGCTGGCGCTCCTGGCAGTCGCCCCGGTCGCCCTGTCCCGGCTCTGGCCCGCGACCGCGGCGGCCCTGTCCGCCGCGGCGGTCCTCTCCACGTCGCTGATCGCCTACCCGGTGACCGTCGCCGCGGTCGTCGCCGTCGGCGCGCTCTACGGCATCGCCGGATACCGGCGTCCGATCTGGATCAGCGCGCTGCTGGTCCTGCCGTTCGGTCTGTACACCGCGATGGTTGCCTGGCCGCTCGCCGTCGTGGTGACCCTGGCGAGCGCCTCCGGGCTCACCCTGCGGCTGCGGGACCGGCACCGCCGCCGACGGGCCGGCGAGGAGTCGGCTGCGGCGTCTCTGATGGAGTACGCCGCCCGCGGCGAACGCGCCCGCATCGCCCGGGAACTGCACGACGTGGTGGCCCACCACATCACGACGATCGCGCTGCAGGCCGACGCGGCCCGGCTGGCGACGCCCGGCCTGCCGCCGGAGGGGGCGCGCCGGCTGACCGCGATCGGCGACACCGCCCGGATCGCGCTGACCGAGATGCGGCGGCTGCTCGGCGTCCTGCGCGAGGACACCGGCGACGAGGCGCGCCGCGACCCGCAGCCCGCGCTCGACCAGCTCAACACGCTGCTCGACGACGTGCGCGACACCGCCGCCGGCAGTGGGGTACGCCTGATCGTCAGCGGCCCGGTCGAACCGCTCGACCCGGGGGTGGAGCTGACCGCGTACCGGATCGTGCAGGAGGCCCTGACCAACGCGCGCCGGCACGCGCCCGGCGCCGCCGTGGACGTCGAGTTGCGGTACGGCGGTGACGACCTGGTGGTCCGCGTCTACGACAACGGTCCCGGCCCGGCCGGCGGCGCGGACGGCGGGCACGGGCTGGTCGGCATGCGCGAGCGGGCGGCCATGGTCGGCGGCTCGGTCACCGCCGGGGTCGCGCCGGGCGCCGGGTTCCTCGTCGAAGCCGTTCTGCCGATCAAGGGAGAGGTCCCGTGA
- a CDS encoding response regulator transcription factor, producing MRATRIVVVDDQDVVRTAFEVLLATQPDFTVVGSAADGDQAVRVCRHLQPDVVLMDIRMPGTDGITATRRILTGPEPPRVLILTTFDLDEHVYDALDAGASGFLLKDATAERLFDAVRIVAAGDALLDPGVTRRLVAEFARLRTRRREPDAALRTLTGRETQVLRLLAEGLSNPEIAARLVVGEETVKSHVSRVLAKLGLRDRTQAVVVAYESGLVVPGEG from the coding sequence GTGAGGGCCACCCGCATCGTCGTGGTCGACGACCAGGACGTGGTGCGTACCGCCTTCGAGGTGCTGCTGGCCACCCAGCCGGACTTCACCGTCGTCGGCTCGGCCGCCGACGGTGACCAGGCCGTCCGGGTCTGCCGCCACCTGCAGCCCGACGTCGTCCTGATGGACATCCGGATGCCCGGCACCGACGGGATCACCGCGACCCGCCGCATCCTGACCGGCCCCGAGCCGCCCCGCGTGCTGATCCTGACCACGTTCGACCTGGACGAGCACGTGTACGACGCTCTCGACGCGGGCGCGAGCGGCTTCCTGCTGAAGGACGCCACCGCCGAGCGCCTCTTCGACGCCGTCCGGATCGTCGCCGCCGGGGATGCGCTGCTCGACCCCGGCGTGACCCGGCGGCTGGTCGCCGAGTTCGCCCGGCTGCGCACCCGGCGCCGCGAGCCGGACGCAGCGCTGCGCACGCTCACCGGCCGGGAGACGCAGGTGCTGCGGCTGCTCGCCGAGGGCCTGTCGAACCCGGAGATCGCCGCCCGGCTGGTGGTCGGCGAGGAGACGGTGAAGTCGCACGTGAGCCGGGTGCTGGCCAAGCTCGGTCTGCGCGATCGCACCCAGGCGGTCGTCGTGGCGTACGAGTCCGGCCTGGTGGTGCCGGGCGAGGGTTGA
- a CDS encoding IclR family transcriptional regulator, with protein sequence MLGCFSRERPALTLSQIARAVGLPVSTAHRLVAELVAWGGLERDPDGSYRIGLRVFELGALAPRGLALREAALPFMEDLYEVTHENVQLAVRDQDELVFVERFAARDAVTVLTRVGGRFAMPPTGVGLVLLAHAPLDIQERVLAGPLTRYTAHTITEPRRLRQALAEVRRTGFAVSDRQVTGDAVSVAAPILAGDTVVAALSVVVRGSSAAAVHHLTPMVRAAARGISRQLSRA encoded by the coding sequence GTGCTGGGCTGCTTCAGCCGGGAGCGGCCCGCGCTCACGCTGTCCCAGATCGCCCGGGCGGTCGGCCTGCCGGTGTCGACGGCGCACCGGCTGGTCGCCGAACTGGTCGCCTGGGGTGGGCTGGAACGCGATCCGGACGGCAGCTACCGGATCGGGCTGCGCGTCTTCGAGCTGGGCGCGCTCGCTCCGCGCGGGCTCGCGCTGCGCGAGGCCGCACTGCCGTTCATGGAAGATCTGTACGAGGTGACCCACGAGAACGTCCAGCTGGCCGTCCGCGACCAGGACGAACTGGTGTTCGTCGAGCGGTTCGCCGCGCGCGACGCGGTGACCGTGCTGACCCGGGTGGGCGGCCGGTTCGCGATGCCACCGACCGGCGTCGGCCTGGTGCTGCTCGCGCACGCGCCGCTCGACATCCAGGAGCGCGTGCTGGCCGGCCCGCTGACGCGCTACACCGCGCACACCATCACCGAGCCGCGCCGGTTGCGGCAGGCGCTGGCCGAGGTACGGCGTACCGGTTTCGCCGTCAGCGACCGCCAGGTCACCGGCGACGCGGTGTCGGTCGCCGCCCCGATCCTGGCCGGCGACACGGTCGTCGCCGCGCTGTCCGTGGTGGTCCGCGGCAGCAGCGCCGCAGCCGTCCACCACCTGACGCCGATGGTGCGCGCCGCCGCCCGCGGCATCTCCCGGCAGCTGTCGCGGGCCTGA
- a CDS encoding PDR/VanB family oxidoreductase: MQLRIIRRAPAAEGVVVLDLADASGRDLPHWSPGAHVDLRLGGGLVRQYSLCGDPADRSTWRIGVLREPAGRGGSARVHETLHEGAEVEAGEPRNHFALEPAPRYLFIAGGIGITPILPMVRAAEAAGADWELHYGGRSRRSMAFLEALGGPRTTLYPQDEVGLLALDRILGQPRPDTAVYCCGPEPLLAAVEAHCATWPAGALHVERFTPRAGGSSSAEEFEVELAVSGLTLTVPADKSVLQVVEEAGIGVLSSCREGTCGTCETPVLAGRIEHRDSLLTPQERAANDTMFVCVSRAADPRLVLEL, from the coding sequence GTGCAGCTTCGCATCATCCGCCGGGCGCCCGCTGCCGAGGGCGTCGTGGTGCTGGACCTGGCCGACGCGTCCGGGCGCGACCTGCCGCACTGGTCGCCGGGCGCCCACGTCGACCTGCGCCTGGGCGGCGGTCTGGTCCGGCAGTACTCGCTGTGCGGGGACCCGGCGGACCGCTCGACCTGGCGCATCGGCGTGCTGCGCGAGCCGGCCGGCCGGGGCGGATCCGCGCGCGTGCACGAGACGCTGCACGAGGGCGCCGAGGTCGAGGCGGGGGAGCCGCGCAACCACTTCGCCCTGGAACCCGCGCCGCGGTACCTGTTCATCGCCGGCGGGATCGGCATCACCCCGATCCTGCCGATGGTCCGGGCCGCCGAGGCGGCCGGCGCCGACTGGGAGCTGCACTACGGCGGCCGCAGCCGGCGCTCGATGGCGTTCCTGGAGGCGCTCGGCGGCCCGCGCACCACGCTGTACCCGCAGGACGAGGTCGGCCTGCTCGCCCTCGACCGCATCCTCGGGCAGCCCCGGCCGGACACCGCGGTGTACTGCTGCGGACCGGAACCGCTGCTCGCGGCGGTCGAGGCGCACTGCGCCACCTGGCCGGCCGGTGCGCTGCACGTCGAGCGCTTCACACCCCGGGCAGGCGGCTCGTCCTCCGCCGAAGAGTTCGAGGTCGAACTGGCCGTGAGCGGGTTGACCCTGACCGTGCCCGCCGACAAGTCTGTGCTGCAAGTCGTCGAGGAGGCCGGGATCGGTGTGCTCTCGTCATGCCGGGAGGGGACGTGCGGAACCTGCGAGACACCGGTGCTGGCGGGCCGGATCGAACACCGGGACTCACTGCTGACCCCGCAGGAGCGGGCCGCGAACGACACGATGTTCGTCTGCGTGTCCCGGGCGGCGGATCCGAGACTGGTGCTGGAGCTCTGA
- a CDS encoding aromatic ring-hydroxylating dioxygenase subunit alpha produces the protein MTSIVRNQWYVAAYGREIGRELFSRTVCGESILFWRTEAGQVTAMSDRCVHRRFPLSEPPSRLAGDTVVCGYHGFTYGADGVCVAVPGQTRIPRTARLKQYPVVEQDSFVWVFIGEAERAPGVPIPRAPWLDLPGWTTVSGMEPLAARASLLVDNLMDLSHETYLHGGYIGTPEVAETPITTKVDEKAGIVYVFRRMADAACPPFYAKSTGITGRITRWQDIEFTPPCLYKLHSRIAPAGVLPNADGSDPDAFHVEVVYAITPETESSTHDFWAVARDFALDDESVSDFLRESNRTVVLQDVAALDVLERVLTGEPDGYQELSINIDTGGLAARRMIAALADESR, from the coding sequence ATGACGTCGATCGTTCGGAACCAGTGGTATGTGGCGGCGTACGGCCGGGAGATCGGCCGCGAGCTGTTCAGCCGGACCGTGTGCGGGGAGTCGATCCTGTTCTGGCGCACCGAGGCGGGACAGGTCACGGCGATGAGCGACCGGTGCGTGCACCGCCGGTTCCCGCTGTCCGAGCCGCCGAGCCGGTTGGCCGGGGACACCGTGGTCTGCGGGTATCACGGGTTCACGTACGGCGCTGACGGGGTGTGCGTGGCGGTGCCGGGGCAGACGCGGATTCCGCGTACCGCCCGGCTCAAGCAGTACCCGGTCGTCGAGCAGGACTCCTTCGTCTGGGTGTTCATCGGGGAGGCGGAGCGGGCTCCGGGCGTACCGATCCCGCGGGCGCCCTGGCTGGACCTGCCCGGCTGGACCACCGTGTCCGGGATGGAGCCGCTGGCCGCGCGGGCCAGCCTGCTGGTCGACAACCTGATGGACCTGTCGCACGAGACCTACCTGCACGGCGGCTACATCGGCACCCCGGAGGTGGCCGAGACCCCGATCACCACGAAGGTGGACGAGAAGGCCGGCATCGTCTACGTGTTCCGGCGGATGGCCGACGCCGCCTGCCCGCCGTTCTACGCGAAGAGCACCGGGATCACCGGGCGGATCACCCGCTGGCAGGACATCGAGTTCACCCCGCCCTGCCTGTACAAGCTGCACAGCCGGATCGCGCCGGCCGGGGTGCTGCCGAACGCCGACGGCAGCGACCCGGACGCCTTCCACGTCGAGGTGGTGTACGCGATCACCCCGGAGACCGAGTCGTCGACGCACGACTTCTGGGCCGTCGCCCGGGACTTCGCCCTCGACGACGAGTCGGTGTCGGACTTCCTGCGGGAGAGCAACCGGACCGTGGTGCTGCAGGACGTGGCGGCGCTGGACGTGCTGGAACGGGTGCTCACCGGCGAACCCGACGGCTACCAGGAGCTGTCCATCAACATCGACACCGGCGGGCTGGCCGCCCGCCGGATGATCGCCGCCCTCGCCGACGAGTCCCGGTGA
- a CDS encoding glutamate--cysteine ligase: protein MGIDFAPSIRSRLGIEWEIACVDRRSGELAPAAPDLLAKLGTADTFPHVTNELLTNTVEIVSAPHHRARDAVADLTRLAEQVSTIAEPMGVDLISAGTHPFSQWFQQGVTPNKPRYDTLIDRTRWWGRQMMIWGVHVHVAVEDRRKVLPIIDGLLTYLPHFQALSASSPFWAGENTGYASNRALMFQQLPTAGLPPQFTEWSQYERMVADLMHTGVIEELNELRWDIRPSPRWGTIEARTFDGISTVQEIGAIAALTQCLIEHFSRELDAGREVPTLQPWFVRENKWRAARYGMEAIIIQNAAGDERLVTEDLGELLPFLLPIAESLGCAAELSDLHMIVTGGASYQRQLRVAAAHGGSLKAVVSSLVRELRDGRPG, encoded by the coding sequence ATGGGTATCGACTTCGCCCCATCGATCAGGTCGCGTCTAGGGATCGAGTGGGAGATCGCCTGTGTCGACCGGCGCAGCGGCGAACTCGCCCCCGCCGCCCCCGACCTGCTCGCCAAGCTCGGCACGGCGGACACGTTCCCGCACGTGACGAACGAGTTGCTCACCAACACCGTGGAGATCGTCAGCGCGCCGCACCACCGGGCCCGGGACGCCGTCGCGGACCTCACCCGCCTCGCCGAGCAGGTCAGCACGATCGCCGAGCCGATGGGCGTCGACCTCATCTCGGCCGGCACCCACCCGTTCAGCCAGTGGTTCCAGCAGGGGGTGACGCCGAACAAGCCGCGGTACGACACGCTGATCGACCGGACCCGCTGGTGGGGCCGGCAGATGATGATCTGGGGCGTCCACGTGCACGTGGCGGTCGAGGACCGGCGCAAGGTGCTGCCGATCATCGACGGCCTGCTCACCTATCTGCCGCACTTCCAGGCGCTCAGCGCGTCCAGCCCGTTCTGGGCGGGGGAGAACACCGGGTACGCCTCCAACCGGGCGCTGATGTTCCAGCAACTGCCGACCGCGGGGCTGCCGCCGCAGTTCACCGAGTGGTCGCAGTACGAGCGGATGGTGGCCGACCTGATGCACACCGGCGTCATCGAGGAGCTGAACGAGCTGCGCTGGGACATCCGGCCGTCGCCGAGATGGGGCACGATCGAGGCGCGTACGTTCGACGGCATCTCCACCGTGCAGGAGATCGGCGCGATCGCCGCCCTGACCCAGTGCCTGATCGAGCACTTCTCCCGCGAGCTGGACGCCGGCCGCGAGGTGCCCACCCTGCAGCCGTGGTTCGTCCGCGAGAACAAATGGCGGGCGGCGCGCTACGGCATGGAGGCGATCATCATTCAGAACGCGGCCGGCGACGAACGGCTCGTCACCGAGGACCTCGGGGAGTTGCTGCCGTTCCTGCTGCCGATCGCCGAGTCGCTCGGCTGTGCGGCGGAGCTGAGCGACCTGCACATGATCGTGACGGGTGGAGCGAGCTATCAGCGCCAGCTGCGGGTGGCGGCGGCGCACGGCGGGAGTCTCAAGGCCGTCGTGTCGTCGCTGGTGCGGGAACTGCGCGACGGCCGCCCGGGCTGA
- a CDS encoding class I SAM-dependent methyltransferase, with protein sequence MTASEKTRTVVGSGTGGLPVAGLRDFYDDPRVPLAGGGLDRTDQMLFLLDGIVRAAPRQLRILDVGCGDGAATSQAAARAPGHQVIGMDWSDQAMQQARRHGLTLIRGGLEAPGLPIADATVDVVVMSEVIEHLVDPDLAVSEALRVLRPGGHLLLSTPNLAAWFNRALLAVGVQPVFSEVSLRNVYGRPGNHVAGHLRLYTARALAQFLAGSGFTDVTLTGAGYHDVPRSLRPFDRMMRRWPSGAAILLAQARKHG encoded by the coding sequence ATGACAGCCAGCGAGAAGACGAGAACGGTCGTCGGCAGCGGCACAGGTGGCCTGCCGGTGGCCGGGCTGCGGGACTTCTACGACGATCCACGGGTGCCCCTAGCCGGCGGCGGTCTGGACCGCACCGATCAGATGCTGTTCCTGCTCGACGGGATCGTCCGGGCCGCCCCACGGCAGCTGCGCATCCTCGACGTCGGGTGCGGCGACGGCGCAGCCACCAGCCAGGCCGCGGCCCGCGCACCCGGCCACCAGGTCATCGGGATGGACTGGTCCGACCAGGCCATGCAGCAGGCCCGCCGGCACGGACTCACCCTGATCCGCGGCGGCCTCGAAGCCCCGGGCCTGCCGATCGCCGACGCCACCGTCGACGTCGTCGTGATGAGCGAAGTCATCGAACACCTCGTCGACCCCGACCTCGCGGTTTCCGAGGCGCTGCGGGTGCTGCGCCCCGGCGGCCACCTGCTGCTCTCCACCCCCAACCTCGCCGCCTGGTTCAACCGGGCACTACTCGCCGTCGGCGTCCAGCCGGTCTTCTCCGAAGTCAGCCTCCGCAACGTCTACGGCCGGCCCGGCAACCACGTCGCCGGCCACCTGCGCCTCTACACCGCCCGCGCCCTCGCCCAGTTCCTCGCCGGCAGCGGCTTCACCGACGTCACGCTGACCGGCGCCGGCTACCACGACGTGCCCCGATCGCTACGCCCGTTCGACCGGATGATGCGCCGCTGGCCGAGCGGCGCCGCGATCCTGCTGGCGCAGGCCCGCAAGCACGGCTGA
- a CDS encoding TetR/AcrR family transcriptional regulator produces MTAGPAAGTRPRNRKQLIVEAAGQVFSERGYHAASMEEIAAGVGISAAALYRHFPNKYALFAECANVMADRLVGALGEAPPDAPLPDVLAAITRVTVAHRASGGLYRWEARYLDRADRRQLRTKFEHVVARLTEMVRREYPMPDERLRAVAALGAIGSITMHHTSIAQRRVEDLLLASAMGVAATDPAATAGSANSVELPAQPVPRTRRAEILAAAVPLFARDGFANVTNAQIAQAVGLAPSAIYRHYPGKLDILVAACLQAAGLLAQAVDRSLHRAADPRGAVIALTAAYVAYSFEHNALNSVAEAEIRGLPADLQRPLILAQREHIAVWEQQLRGARPDLDARQARLLVHAGFGVVVEAGRALRWQDTPGHRDAVTALVIGALTL; encoded by the coding sequence GTGACGGCTGGGCCGGCTGCGGGGACCCGGCCACGCAACCGCAAGCAGCTGATCGTCGAGGCGGCCGGCCAGGTGTTCAGCGAGCGCGGATACCACGCGGCCTCGATGGAGGAGATCGCCGCCGGGGTGGGCATCAGCGCCGCCGCGCTGTACCGGCACTTCCCGAACAAGTACGCGCTGTTCGCCGAGTGCGCCAACGTGATGGCGGACCGGCTCGTCGGCGCGCTCGGTGAAGCGCCGCCCGACGCGCCCCTGCCGGACGTGCTCGCCGCCATCACCCGCGTCACGGTCGCGCACCGCGCGTCAGGCGGGCTGTACCGCTGGGAGGCCCGCTACCTCGACCGGGCGGACCGCCGGCAGCTGCGAACGAAGTTCGAGCACGTGGTGGCCCGGTTGACCGAGATGGTGCGGCGCGAGTACCCGATGCCCGATGAGCGCCTGCGGGCCGTGGCAGCCCTCGGCGCGATCGGATCGATCACGATGCATCACACCTCGATCGCGCAGCGCCGGGTCGAGGACCTGCTGCTGGCCTCCGCCATGGGAGTGGCCGCCACGGATCCGGCGGCGACTGCGGGCAGCGCGAATTCGGTGGAGCTGCCCGCCCAGCCGGTTCCGCGTACCCGGCGGGCCGAGATCCTGGCGGCGGCGGTCCCGCTGTTCGCCCGTGACGGCTTCGCCAACGTGACCAACGCCCAGATCGCGCAGGCGGTGGGGCTCGCCCCGTCCGCGATCTACCGTCACTACCCCGGCAAGCTCGACATCCTGGTGGCCGCGTGCCTGCAGGCGGCGGGACTGCTGGCCCAGGCGGTGGACCGCAGCCTGCACCGGGCGGCCGACCCGCGCGGGGCCGTGATCGCGCTGACCGCCGCGTACGTGGCCTACAGCTTCGAGCACAACGCGCTCAACAGCGTCGCGGAAGCCGAGATCCGCGGGCTGCCGGCCGACCTGCAGCGGCCGTTGATCCTGGCGCAGCGCGAGCACATCGCCGTCTGGGAGCAGCAGTTGCGCGGCGCCCGCCCGGACCTGGACGCACGACAGGCCCGGCTGCTGGTGCACGCCGGGTTCGGTGTGGTGGTCGAAGCCGGGCGTGCCCTGCGCTGGCAGGACACGCCCGGTCATCGCGACGCCGTGACCGCACTGGTCATCGGCGCCCTGACTCTCTAG
- a CDS encoding oxygenase MpaB family protein, whose protein sequence is MQNLSRRRVLTLGAALGLAGAAAPSAAWGWSSAGSIAGTDTVTDPWGVWDDATDPLVASMLQNGQIPAVNTAFAKWIKNGDPLPSGIPAGLTAYLQEHNRLPAWADQAKLDRAAQFNKRMSMYLFLLYGLGSGIMSTVIPREARNVYWSQGGADMKDRAAKTFTYGYDLSAVDAFKPSGMFITTSNKTRLTHAAVRHLLPQSAKWRAVTDDQDFIPISNGDILITFHSLGTFVHGKLKSWGIRMSAAEEDAFLHQWQVALHLLGVRDDFIPASWAAAKQQSNYALTPLLGSTPEGVDLAAILLNLTSQIDLGVTKGFQREFARYLLSDQIGNWLKLPRDYAARTLIEVGWPAYVAFREGLSPIMPTGFSMFDRFVRGLAMLFLNNGTSATHTPITIPTGNRPGA, encoded by the coding sequence ATGCAGAATCTCAGCAGGAGACGCGTCCTGACGCTCGGCGCCGCATTGGGTCTGGCGGGGGCTGCGGCGCCCTCCGCGGCGTGGGGATGGTCGTCGGCCGGTTCGATCGCCGGCACCGACACGGTCACCGATCCCTGGGGCGTCTGGGACGACGCGACCGACCCGCTGGTCGCCTCGATGCTGCAGAACGGTCAAATCCCGGCCGTCAACACCGCGTTCGCCAAGTGGATCAAGAACGGTGACCCGCTGCCCAGCGGCATCCCGGCCGGCCTCACCGCCTACCTGCAGGAGCACAACAGGCTGCCGGCCTGGGCCGACCAGGCCAAACTCGACCGAGCCGCCCAGTTCAACAAGCGGATGAGCATGTACCTGTTCCTGCTCTACGGCCTGGGCAGCGGGATCATGAGCACGGTGATCCCGCGCGAGGCCCGCAACGTCTACTGGTCGCAGGGCGGCGCCGACATGAAGGACCGGGCGGCCAAGACCTTCACGTACGGCTACGACCTCAGCGCCGTCGACGCCTTCAAGCCGTCCGGCATGTTCATCACCACCTCCAACAAGACGCGGCTGACCCACGCCGCGGTGCGGCACCTGCTCCCGCAGTCGGCGAAGTGGCGGGCCGTCACCGACGACCAGGACTTCATCCCGATCAGCAACGGCGACATCCTGATCACCTTCCACAGCCTCGGCACCTTCGTGCACGGCAAGCTGAAGTCCTGGGGCATCCGGATGTCGGCCGCGGAGGAGGACGCCTTCCTGCACCAGTGGCAGGTCGCGCTGCACCTGCTGGGCGTGCGCGACGACTTCATCCCGGCGAGCTGGGCGGCCGCGAAACAGCAGTCGAACTATGCGCTGACCCCGCTGCTCGGCTCCACGCCGGAGGGCGTCGACCTGGCCGCCATCCTGCTCAACCTCACCTCGCAGATCGACCTGGGCGTCACGAAGGGCTTCCAGCGGGAGTTTGCGCGCTATCTGCTCAGCGACCAGATCGGCAACTGGCTGAAGCTGCCGCGCGACTACGCGGCCCGGACGCTGATCGAGGTCGGCTGGCCGGCGTACGTCGCGTTCCGCGAGGGCCTGTCGCCGATCATGCCGACCGGGTTCTCGATGTTCGACCGGTTCGTCCGCGGCCTGGCGATGCTGTTCCTCAACAACGGCACCTCGGCGACCCACACGCCGATCACCATCCCGACCGGCAACCGGCCGGGCGCCTGA
- a CDS encoding aminoglycoside phosphotransferase family protein: MITVPEAFAQWRSRVDGEAGRLWVRSLPAQVQQLTRRWDLTVDDAAPLHGGLSLVVLVHRGTQPLVLRLAWPESTNAQEAFALRAWQGRGVVSLIDAEPGSGALLLERLDHTRSLHTLPLWEAAEIAGRLIRTLAVDPPPGLATLREVADGIRDGLTRRQRALGDPVPAAWVDAATRNARELAGAGEQRMIHADLHYGNVLAGTRLPWLAVDPRPLLGAPEYAVPELIWNRADDLQSATDVHRLLQLIVQAGRLDAELAHGWVITRCVDYWLWGLERGLTIDPARCERVLSALLSNR; this comes from the coding sequence GTGATCACCGTGCCCGAGGCGTTCGCGCAGTGGCGCAGCCGGGTCGACGGCGAAGCCGGCCGGCTATGGGTGCGCTCGCTGCCCGCGCAGGTCCAGCAGCTCACCCGCCGCTGGGACCTCACGGTCGACGACGCGGCGCCGCTGCACGGCGGCCTCAGCCTGGTCGTCCTGGTGCACCGCGGCACCCAGCCGCTGGTGCTGCGCCTGGCCTGGCCCGAGTCGACGAACGCGCAGGAGGCCTTCGCGCTGCGGGCCTGGCAGGGCCGCGGCGTGGTCTCCCTGATCGACGCCGAACCCGGCAGCGGCGCCCTGCTGCTGGAACGCCTCGACCACACCCGCTCGCTGCACACGCTGCCGCTGTGGGAGGCCGCGGAGATCGCCGGGAGGCTGATCCGCACCCTGGCCGTCGACCCGCCGCCCGGTCTGGCCACGCTGCGCGAGGTCGCCGACGGGATCCGGGATGGGCTCACCCGCCGGCAGCGCGCCCTCGGCGACCCGGTCCCCGCCGCCTGGGTCGACGCCGCGACCCGGAACGCCCGCGAACTCGCCGGCGCCGGCGAGCAGCGGATGATCCACGCTGACCTGCACTACGGCAACGTGCTGGCCGGGACCCGGCTACCCTGGCTGGCCGTCGACCCACGCCCGCTGCTCGGGGCGCCCGAGTACGCCGTACCCGAACTGATCTGGAACCGCGCCGACGACCTGCAAAGCGCGACCGACGTGCACCGCCTGCTCCAGCTGATCGTCCAGGCGGGCCGGCTCGACGCCGAGCTCGCGCACGGCTGGGTGATCACCCGCTGCGTCGACTACTGGCTGTGGGGCCTGGAACGCGGCCTCACCATCGACCCGGCCCGCTGCGAGCGTGTCCTGAGCGCCCTGCTCAGCAATAGATGA